The Thermus islandicus DSM 21543 genomic interval GCTCCAAGCGACCCACTTTGAGCCAGTTGTTGGCGTAGCCCCGGCTTCGCCGTAGGAGGGCCCTGGCCCGGGCCACCACCTCCCTTGGGTAAAAGGGCTTGACCACGTAGTCGTCCGCCCCCTCTTCCAGCCCTGCGATCCGGGCTTCCGGGGCATCCCGGGCGGTGAGGATGAGGACGGGTATAGGAGAACCCCTTCGCCTCAAGGCCGAAAGCACTTCCTGCCCATCCCCATCGGGAAGCCCTAGGTCCAGCACCACCAGGTCATAGGGAAATACTTCCACGAGGCCCAGGGCCTCGTTCACTCCCCAGGCTTCGTCCACCACCCAGCCAGCCTCTTTCAGGGCTTCCCGCAGCAGGTCCCGAACGGCGGGTTCGTCCTCCACCAGCAGGAGCCTCATCGCCGGAGAACCTCCTTGCCCGTGCCTGCCTCCAGCCAAACTTCGCCGAAGGGGCCTTTAGCTTCCCAAATCAGGAGCCCTTTTTCTAGCTCAAGCTCTAGCTTCCAAGGCTCCCCGTAGCGGGAGCGGACCAAGGCCAGGGCCTGGGGAAGGGGGATATGGGCCTGGCCTAGGTGCTTGGGCGGTTTCTTGGGGCGGTAAAGGACCACTCTTCGGCTTTGGGCTTCCAGCCATACTTCGCTTCCTGGAAACTGGAACTCATAGACCACCCACCCCTCCTTGGGTTTAAGCCCGTATTCAAACTTATACACCTCTTCCCACTTCCCCTTCCCCAGGTAGGCCTGAACCAAGCGGAAGGCCTCCTCAGGGCTTAGGGGTCGTAAGGCTTGGGCCTCAAGAAGAAGACCGATGAGGGCAAGGAGGAGAGCCACAAAGGGCAGTTTAAGGGGCATCCCGGTAGAGGTCCATGAGAGCCTCGGCCCGGGCTGCCAGCGTCCGCGCCCTTTCTTGGTCCCCCTGGCCCCAGGCCTCCCAGGCTTCTAGCACCAAGGCCAAGACCCGCTGGGCCCTTTCAGGAGGTAAGCCTCCCGCCCTTTCCCTCAGGGCGGCAAGCCTAGCCGCAAGGCCAGGGCTCCTTTGCGGATATCGCTTCCAGAGGAAGAGGGCTAAGGCTCCACCGAGCCCCAAAAGGAGGAGAAGGGAAAACTCTTCCAGGAACTCTTCTGCGCCTTTGGGTCCCCAGAGGGGTGGGAAGGGCATGCACCCCCCGAGGACGAAGGCAAGAGGTCCTACCACTAACCCCTGCTTAAGTTGCTTCATCCCGTCCTCCCATAAGGAAGGAGAGGGGGCTTTGCCCCCTCTCCTCCTAGAAGCCCCTTTCTGCCTTGATGAGGTGTTGGGCCGCCTCAGCCAGCTCGTAGGCCGCTTGGGCCTGGGCCCCGGTGGGATTGGCCAAGAGGCGTCGGGCTTCTTGGAGTAGGCGGTTTATGGTTGGCGAGACCACCTGGTAGTACTTTGCCTCAAACTCCGCCTTGGTCAGGGCCTTTTGGGCCCGGAAGGGCGCTTTGTACGCCTTCTTGTATTCGTAGGACTCCTCGTGTTCGTAGGACTCCTCGTGTTCGTAGGACTCCTCGTCTTCGTAGGACTCCTTGTAGGGGTAGGGGTATCCCCCAAGATCCAAGAAGTGCTGGGCCTTATACACCTTGGCGGCGGCCTCGGCCCGCTCCTTGGCGCGGAAGTAAGCGCCCGCCCTGAACTCCTGCTCTGCCTGCGCTAGGAGGGTATCGGCTTCCCGTTTTAGCGCTCCCGCCCTCACCAGGCCGGCCAGGTAGCGGGCCTTGG includes:
- a CDS encoding response regulator transcription factor produces the protein MRLLLVEDEPAVRDLLREALKEAGWVVDEAWGVNEALGLVEVFPYDLVVLDLGLPDGDGQEVLSALRRRGSPIPVLILTARDAPEARIAGLEEGADDYVVKPFYPREVVARARALLRRSRGYANNWLKVGRLELDLEGRRVFWQGREVRLSAREYALLEALALRGEGLASREWLVEKVWSGEESIDPRTVDTYIKYLRRKLAPEAIETIRGLGYRLLG